The genomic window AGGCTGCTGTCCTCAGACCCCACACAGCGAGAACACAAACATCATGAAGaagcatagagctggaagggacctccagggtctttgtccatcccctgcacaatgtaggggattcacaagtacctcccctcacacacacccagtgagccctgctccatgcccagaagatggcaaaaatctttcaggatccctggccaaactggcctggagaaaaactgctgatgaacagcatttccctgggtgtgtaagaaagggcctcgagaactaagcactgatgcagcccttcctgccctcctcctcatgatctgcctcagctcagagaatcagcattgctgtcagatgttcatctagcctctatttgaaaacctccaaagaagaggaGTCCATCACCTTTCGAggtgtttcactgaggaactgctccgtcaggaagttcttcctaatgtttagacaAAAACTCTTTCtgggggttttgggggtggaatctgggaagggcggagtctggggagaggagagatctcagcagggCAAAGTGTCATAGAAATCTCTCTCCAAAATAaccgaagaagatattggatttatatcccgccctatactcaacctcagaatctcagagcggtcacaatctccttcccccccctcactctgtgaggtagggggCTGGGAgaacttttacagcagctgccctttcaaggacaactcctacaagagctatggctgacccaaggccattccagcaggcgtatgtggaggagtagggaatcaaacccggttctcccagataagagtccgcgcatttaaccactataccaaactggctctccagggaaactgatctctcttgcctggaggtcaattgtaatagcgggagatcgccaggtcccacctggagcttggcaaccctaccacggGCAGCTGTTGACCGCTGACACAGGGCGGTGGGCACAAcccaaaaatggctgctgtaatAGGTATAGCCTCACAGGAAATCCATGTTCAGGGGAAAAGAGCAGAAATTTAGAAAAATAAACtgggaaagaaaagagagagaagaaaaccaACTTTGTGGTTGAAAAGGATGTTTAAAATATAAAAGCTGCACAGCCACTTAGATCTCCGATGGCCAATCAGCTGCCCTGCTGGGCCAAAGCCCCACTCACTTTCAAAAAACACTTGACAGGCAGCAGGAAAGGTGTCAATGGGGGGCTATGGCGACCACAGGCACCATGTTTGGGACTCGTATAGGGTGCTCCTTGGCAACTGAGGCTCTCTGCAGCCCTGCCGGCTCTTTTCCCAGTCCATCTTTCTTAGAAGCTGCCTTCTTTGGCTGTGGCAAATGAGCCTGAAAGCCTCGGCACCCATTGAAGCAAAGAACACAAAAGCCACAGCAGTCTAGCAGCATGCTGAAGAGCTTGAATTATGGTATACTCATGCTGTGATAAATCTGTTTGGATGCCACGAGGTCACACAGtcttctcacttctctctctgctCGCCTGAAGCTGGAAGCCAACACAACAGGGTGCTTCTTGAGCAGGTTTCTGGAAGATTTCATCCCCGCCTCCACCTGCTGCCCGGGAAGAGCGTTTCCTtcttgggagtgggggggggggggagaaattgctGAGGCCTGCAGCCTGAGCCTGCCCTTTCGTGTGCCCTCCAACTCAGCACCTTTTCCAGAAGGACTTTCTttgtcagtatttttttttaaactcatttTCAAAAGTTTTGCTGCATGCATATGCAGATAACTAGCACAAGAAAAGTGTGAAAGCAAGCAGTTCAGAAGCTTCTTTGCACAGGGGAGCAAACTTGTGTTAACACTTCCTTTCGTCTTGGTGGGGAGACCTGTCTGTCAAGCTTCAACAGCAAACCTGCAGGGCCATTTTGTCAAGAAGCCTGCAGAATCCTGTTTCCACAGAGGCAGCCCATCCACTAggcagccctaggcagctgcctagggtgagGGCACTGGATTAggctctcccctccacccctccctccagggCGATTGATACCACCCAGAAACACAGGCCCTTGGGAGCTTGGAAGAGGCTGCACACTGCCCGGTTTTCTCTGAGGTGcccgctctctttccccacccccgcAGGCAAACTTAGTCAGAGGGCGGGGAGGGCATGTGCACTGGTGCAGCATAGTGCAGGGAGGGTGTgtgcagcctggctgctgttGCTCCGCTTCCACTGGTTGAAGTGATAGTGAACAGGTGCATGGTCTCTCTGCTTTGCCACAcatgcccttcctgccctctagCTTTGCCTGCGGGGGGCATCAGATGCCCTAGGCCCACCCGTGTTTACAAACATACATGCCTCctacatctatttatttattatttattactttagacttgtatcctgccctctctgctagcagactcagggcggctaacaatcagttcagttCAAACATCTATGATTACAgtataaaaatgataaaatacaattaaaacctttaaaaaacattttatggtgctgttcagtacaatataggcgggatCTTCCTTTTCTAACAGTGATCCCATAATTATTGtaattcctcagcagtgtagggtggccgtcctctcccagtttaggtgtcaaaggcctgtcgaaatagttcagttttgcaggccctgcagaattgggagagatcctgtagggcccttatggcctccgggagggcattccacatttctagtgccgctattgagaaggccctagtccatgtagaacacagcctggcctcccttggtctggggatggacaatagatacTATGTCCCCATGtggagagcattacagtgatctatttttGAGGTGACTGTggtgtggatcaccattgccaagtcctcatgttccaggaaaggggccaaagatgggagatggaaaaaagcggatttggTAGTGactgcaacctgggcctccattgtattAAGAGCTGACATATGTTCCTTTTGCAATTGAAACCAGGGACCACCACCTAGCTAATAGCTGGGTTTATATCACACGTTCAGCTTATATGTGAAGATAACAAGAGAATCACTGAATacaggtattttttaaaaatccggGTATGTTGCATGTTTGCTCCTTGTAACTTGCGAATACCTCCCTCCATTGTCCCAATCCAAACTAGGATGCTATGAAGACAAGTTACAGCATTTGAGtttctttagcctggagaaatgttGATTGAGGGGGTGAtatgatagtggtttacaagattatgcatgggatagagaaggtagagaaagaagtacttttctccctttctcacaatacaagaactagtaGGCACACAATGAAATTGTTGCGCTGTCAacttagaactgataaaaggaagtacttcacccaaagggtgattaacacatgaaattcactgctataggaggtggtggcagctacacccatagatgacttcaagaggggtttggataaacttatggagcagaggtccatcagtggcaattggtatagccacagggtatagatggaactctctttcaggggcaagtgatgctctgtattcctggtgcttatggggagcaacaatgggagggcttctagtgttctgaccccactggtggacctcctgatgggacctggtttttatggccactgtgtgacagtgttggactagatgggccattggcctgatccaacatggcttctcttatgtgcctgCCTTTTACATGAAAATGCTTGGGATACCCCTCAAGAGAACTCCCTGACCTCTTCATCTCATTTGCCCCTAGACCTGGGCAGGCTACAAGGCTTAGGAGAATCTGGAAAATTCACTGCTGGTTTTCTATTTGCCGAAATGTCTGTTACAGGTCAGTATTCAAAGGGAGAACATCTCCTAGTGGTGGTACATGGTATCCAGTAAACTGCACTTACTCTCGACTACTCAGAGGGCTTAGCAGCTGAAGGGGCAGGTTTTCTTGGTCAAAATCCAATACTTGAGAGTCTTAAGTGGAATCAATTTGCAGTGTGTCCATCTTCcggtatctgacaaagtgagcagcggctcacaaaagctcacctCCTGCCACAAATATAGTCTTTAATGTGCtaagagagcccgtttggtgtggtggttaagtgtgcagactcttatctgggaaaatcgggtttgattccccactccttcacttacagctgctggaatggccatgggtcagccatagctctggcagaggttgtccttgaaagggaagctgctgtgaaagccctctcagccccacccctcacagggtgtctattgtgggggcagaagatataggagattgtaagccgctccgagtctctgattcaagaagggcaggatatagatcTGCAGCTTTTTTCTTGTACTGGACTCTGCTTTTCTACTCctacaaaccaacacagctacccaactTCGTAGTGCATGATTTGAGAAATATTTTTAATTCATTTGAacgcttttctccccagtggggacctagTGTCTTACATCCTTCTCCACTTTATCAAAAActcttgtgaggtaagttaggctgagagtttgtggcTGGCACAAGTGaggattcgaatctgggtcttccagatactagtccaacactcttaaccacattGGCTCATGCCTGCCAAACTTAATGAGCCCCGACCTACCAGCTGAAGGCCTGAAGCACAAAGGCTTCACCTATTTGTATGGGTATCAAGCAGAGAGGCTCACCAACTGATCCACAAACATGTTTGCGGATCGCGCCACCTTTCCCCTTTCAAACAAAACTGTCTCAGATAAGCAGATGCAAAAGATCTGCAATAACATTTACTAGTTGAGGTGAAGGATGTGAACAGGGTATCTATCAGCTCAACATCTGGCACGGTATTCAGCAACTGGCATTAAtttagctccacccccccccatctTAGTAGGACAATGGGGTTCCAGTTATCTTTGCAAAACAGAAAGGCTAGCCACAAAGCTAGCCCTGCACAGCCGCAATTCTGACCTTAAATACATTGGAGCTGTTCTTGCTGATAACGGCTGTCTTGAAAGCCGAATAAGTTAAGCAGCACAATGGGTGTATTTGCAGAGCTCAAAACACAGCGACTGAAACTGAGAACTCTCAGCAAAGTTTGAAGAAAGATAAATCCTGTTTTAACCTTAAAAAATGTCTCAACAAATATTATATCCTGGTCTATTTTCACTGTTGGGCAATAATCAAACTGAGTTGGATGGGCGTATTGGCATAGGGAAGAAATGAAGTATTAAcaggatctttaaaaaaaatctatccttgattttatcccaaatttagatgtttatagtttcaaaaggcattttcttttattatataattgtattgcctcctaTTCCTTACTACCTGGATTCCTAtcaacaaatgcctaataaaggtttatatgtatgtatgtaaaaaaaagaaaaagctttgCTGCTGAAGCTGCTCTGAATTCAAACTGTCGGGTTCTCACATTTGAGATCCCGACTTCCAGATGTTGACAGCTTCTGCTTTTCTACAGCCACAGAGATTCTGCTGCAGAATTCTGAATTCTCTCTTCTATGCCTGGCTCCATCTTGGGGACAATCTCACAGAATCACCAAAGCAGCAACTTCTGCCTTGATGTGTCCACGACTGACCAATTTATAGTTGTGCTCAGCCATGACACTCCCCCCTTTCCTCACAGCCGCACTCCGTGGAGAGCAGTTTACAAAACTTCTTAAATCGACCGTGTTATTACTTTTTATCACATTGCGTGGTTAACTCAGAATGTGGGTTCTTTCAACAGAGGCCACAAGATGATGTCCCAGATCTTTCCCTCCCTGGGGCACTGCTGAATTGTTCTTGTTATGGTTTTGGCAAAAAGGCAGCGGGTTGCAAAACAGCGTATGATTCTAACACAAGATTTCCAAAAAAGTCAACTAGTTGCTAGTTAAATGGTTAACAGTTTTCTAAGGGTGCGTATAATGCTTCATCCTGAGAAAGTGGTTTCCCGTTAACCTGCACCCTCCGAATAATCATCAAGGATTAGTTTCAGtggaaaacaaaaaaaggatctCTGTTTAACTGCCTCATTGATTTCGTGCTTACTCTGTTCATCTTGCCTTCTTCAGATTTAAGCCTCAATATGGAAGGATACCCATGTAACTATGAAAACAGCTCGTAATCAACTGAAACAACACACTCGAGCTTTGCAATAGTTTTTAATTCTGGATTCTATCAGAGATTAGATTTTGTTGAAAGCAGCTACATCCATCGATTGTACATAATCTTCAAAGGCGGTGATCTTCTCTTCCAACATATCCGTCCCGACTTTATCGTCTTCAACGACACACTGAATTTGAAGCTTCTTGATTCCGTAACCAACTGGAACCAGTTTGgctaaaaaaaggaaaagaaaaacaacactGTTAAAATCTACAGTCCTAGTGGCCAGTTCTGTATGAGGGCCCCAGAATTCTTGTCTCACAGAAGCTCTTGTTTGGCTTCTCAGTACATTCGAAGATATGAAAGTGCCACTGGCTTGTAAAGCTTTGATATCTTTGAGGGCGAGATGCGTCTCCACAACCACCAGGTGACTGAGACATCTATTTAATGGTTGCTTGATCCCCCCATACCTCAAAACCCCCAAATAGTGACCACTGAGTCTCAGCAACAGCCTCTATTGATTAATTACAACAGGGGTCCCAAACCCCtaatccgtggcctgttagcaaccgggggccgtgagttgtataattatttcattatatattacaatgtagtaataataatatgacattggatttatatcctgcccttcactccaaatctcagagcggctcacaatctcctttccctttctccccaaaatggacaccctgtgaggccggtggggctgagagagctctctcagaagctgccctttcagggacaactgctgcgagagctatgactgtcccaggaccattccagcaggtgcaagtggaggagtaggaaatcaaacccggttttcccagataacagttcgcacacttaaccaccacaccaaaataaagtgcacaactgccTCATCCCaaaactatcccccccccccctccggtctgtggaaaaattgtattccacaaaactggtccctgctgccaaaaaggttggggaccactgacttACAAGATCCCCAGACTAGGCCGTCAGCCTGAATGCTTCTCACACACTCCTCCAATTTGGCCATGTCCGTCTCATCGTCCCAAGGCTTCACATCCAGCAAGAGAGATGATTTGGCGACAAGGGTTGGTTctgagagggggggaggaatcaaagaacagcttaaaaaaaaactaaCGCAAAGTTCTCCCACACATTCTAAAACAAGAGTTTTGGGCTTGTATTTAATCGTTCTCCAAAAGCCTAGTACAATATGTGAAATAAACTTTTGACTGCTGTGCTGGTTGTTTAATAGGACATATAAACTGCAACTAATCTTATCAATTTATTTCTGAACATTTATACCCCGCTCCTCCGAAAACATtacagccctgtggcgcagagtgttaaagctgcagtactgcagtcctaagctctgctcacagcctgagtttgatccccggaggaaactgggttttcaggtagtcggctcaaggttgactcagccttccatccttccaaggtcggtaaaaatgagtatccagcttgcgaggggggcggggtgtgtgtagatgattggggaaggcaatggcaaaccaccccgtaaaaatctgccgtgaaaacgctgtgaaagcaacatcatcccagagttggaaacaactggtgcttgcacaggggacctttccttcctccgAAAACTGCTTGGAGTGGCTTCCAACAATATTAAAATcagtacaataaatacaataaaacagttacatagcaataaaatcatatcATACTACAAAACAGGCGTCGTATATAGCTGACCAGTCAATGATAACGACCATGTGGCCTTATGTTAAGCAAAAGTATTCTTATTGCAAAGAACCTACAGGGAGACCAGACTGCTCACTCTTCCCAGAGGCATCGAGATATTAGCTGAAGGCCATCCAGAAAAGCTTGGTCTtaacaggccctgcggaattgaagcaaTCTGACCCTCTTTTTAAAGTTCACAAGAAGGAGACTGTCTTGTCTGTTACACTGCAATCCCTTTCACTTGGGTGACAAAACGAAAGGCGCATTTGTGCACTGTGTAACTGCTGATTTCCCACAGTCGGAATACTGCAACTGCTACAGCACTAAGCAGTTTCAGGCCAGTAGCTGTGGAATTCTGCTTAAATAGAAATCAGTGTTCCatcgttaaaaaaaaaacaaaaggatttttttttaaaaagacaaagttTTAGAGCTTTTATACCACTGCTGTGGAATGTGAAGTTGAACCAGTAAAAGAACTTAGATGTAAAGGGAAGTCTAAACtggattttcctttttttttttttttttttaagattaagCTATTCGTTCTAAACAAGTAGACTCAAAAGACAGACAGGGGCATAACGTACTTTTGGCTTTCTTTGATTCATACTGGGCAAGTCGCTCCTCCCTCAGCCTTTTCGCTTCTTCACTTTCCtgtacagaatttttttttttttaaaaatagtaattAATGAAATGTTATTATTAAATTGCATATCACTCAAATCACATTGCGGGAGACAGCTGTTTGCTTTAACCACAAAGGCGAAGTACAACTGGGCCGTTCAGGTGAAACAAATCATCACATGTTTCAGCCGAAAGATGGTGATTTGGTTTTGTTCATCATGTCACCAGTTGAAACcttttgtattaaaaaaaaaaggtgcttgTTGCAAATTTGTCCCAAGACAGGTTCTGGACCATGACAGCTTCATCTCACAGTTTGGAGTTCTGCGGGTTCTATTATGACTGCACCATTAAAACTCGCACTGCAACATGTATCACCTCTGGAACCAAAAGTTAACAGAACAGGGTGCtgggcaatattccctctaagccatggagtcttatgagcacaaattctactttgtgagctcctggcattaaagttgcgagttactgcataaattactttgctctggggctatttttcttgagctaagacaaaaacatgtgagctgtaggtcaaaaatctgtgagctagcctcacacgaactcagcttagcgggaacactggtgCAGGCTTACCTCTTCATCATCAGAGCCGAAGAGATCGATGTCGTCGTCATCTTTGCTGTCTCCGCCAGTGGCATCTTCAACATCTGCTGGGCCATATTTCCCCAAAGCCTTCTTCACTCCTGGCAGACTAGAAAAACACAAGGCGCTTTAGAGCGACTTCCTATGAATGTCACAAACTGAAGAATCAAGTGTAGCAAAAACTGGAATAAAgctctgagtccagtggcacctttaagactcctAATTAGCTGTGTTTATATTATAAGCTTACTACTCCTGTTTGATCCTTGCACCTCTTAAAtctcttcattatgctgtatgataatctactgctcaccctctatctatatgtatggactggtaatttcatctgtctcttctcttgactctaattggccctcCTGGCAACTAGTCCCCCTCTCCctttctatatgtaatggctgAGGAAATTCTGCTTCACTATATTTGAAGACGTGTGCTTgcccacaaaagctcatacctcgaataaaatttcgttggtcttaaaaggtgccactggttcCAAAACTTTATTCTGCTAGCTCAgacccaggcctgtagctacgagggggcctgtgggggcacagccccctgactggagGCCCCATCCAGCCCACAGGGCCTCTGCCATGGCTCTGGGGGCTGTTGCTGGCCCCGTGAGCATTTGGCAGGCGAGGGTAGAAGCAGTTCCAGCCTCCTGCTGGAATTAAAGGGCCCCCGATCAGCTGTttcgtgggccctttaactagcacaggggctggggctgcttctgcctccagccctgcacacgattttaatggtggggaaggaagggagggtggtggcgggggaagcagcagggagaggaaagggaagctcttccttgccggcccctcgccaccaccctcccttccccaccattaaaatagcactgtggggctggaggcagaaacagccccagccccagtgctagttaaagggcccgtgaaacagctgatcatcgggccctttaactggctgggaggtggagggctgcttctgcccaGATCGtcggcttctcctggcctctttcccATCCTCCCTTTCAAGCCCCAATCGCCgccttctccccgcctccttcccttccttcccagccCTGATCGCTGCCTTCTcgcctccttcccctctttctCAGCCCCCAATCATTGCCCAAACTCCTGCCTGTCACTCTCatcgccaccctcccttccttgggggggagggggtcagagTGGGAGAAcaactagagggaaggtcgtGTGGGGTGCTGGGGGGCATCGGTGACCcccgaaaaatgtaaatgccccccgatcttccaaatcctggctacagccctgctcaGACCAACTTGGCTACCCCCCCTGAATCCAAAAACTGGAAAAGTAGTTTTTCAGTGAGCAAGTGTTGCTACTTATTTTGAAACCTAACTTTAAAGGCCATGCAGTAGATACCAGTAACAAagcaaaacccaagtgccatcaggaggtccacaagcagggctagaagccctcacactgtgcccccccccccacaagcgccaagaatacagagcatcactgccctaaacagagagttccaacaatacgctgtggctaatagctccatatatttatccaatcccctcttgaagctggctatgcttgtagctgccaccgcctcctgtggcagtgaattccacatgttaatcaccttttgggtcaCACGAACTCAagaactgactggcccaaggtcactcagttggctgcatgttgaggagttaggaatcaaacctggttctccacattacagtccactgctcttaaccactacaccaaactggctccctttaGCCTTGAATCTCTCTGTTCTCTGCCTCCAACAAAGAGCTAATAACTGAGTGAGAAGAGCTGAACACTACTAATTTATACAGGCCAATTATCCTGGAGTTTTGCTTGGTAAGCTGGATTTGCTTTGAAGCTGAAAACATTCCCTAATGCAAAGTACTTACTAAAAAGcttctttaatttttaaaagggaaggcaGGCGATGGGTTTTTAAAAGCATAGAAAGGGCTCCACCTGCTGCTTGAAAATAGATTGTATTTTCACACACTCCATACAGCACAGGAATAGCTGTGCCTGCAACTTGCCCAAAGTCCCTGACTTCAGCAGTTTCACCCTCCTTTACAGACTCTGATAATATTTGGGAGAAATACTGTACAATTTATATGCAGCACAAAAGGAACAGTCAACTCACTGATGGTGTCAGGATTTTATTTGTATAACAGAGGATGGAAGGCCCTTTGATTTTTATCCTAGGATGTTTTCTAAGAACAGCCTTAGGGGACAAATTGCAGGATAAAGCAAAATCCGACTCCCACCATATTTttaattcagaacaatggacctACAGTGTGACTCAAACAATCTGCAGTTTGTTTGCATAAACATGGACGATCCATCTGAAAACCAGAGAGAACCTCCACGTTTGCATAAAAGTGACAGAAAGGTAAGGAGACTTCCAAAAATCTCCCAAACGGCAActtactggggtgtgtgtgtgaggagatgGAATCTCAGCTGCCATTTTGAGTGGTGCCTAGCAATTGCAAAGATGGCAGCGGCAGAAGTGGTGGGGAAGAAAGGTAGCAGCAcagcagaagggggaggagcaggaAGTTGGGTTCAGTCAGGGTAGAACTCCCTCTTGAGTTTCTCATGTGTACATTGAATAATGCACGTGAAGTATCTTTTCTGAGGAAAATCTGTTTCCAGGAACAGCAAAACAAGGACCTCTCACTATGCAGTAACATCTAGTAATGCCTTTTCTCTTAACAGTTTCTTGCTTCAAGTCAACATCAAC from Heteronotia binoei isolate CCM8104 ecotype False Entrance Well chromosome 16, APGP_CSIRO_Hbin_v1, whole genome shotgun sequence includes these protein-coding regions:
- the EEF1B2 gene encoding elongation factor 1-beta, with the translated sequence MGFGDLKSSAGLKILNDFLADKSYIEGYVPSQADVAVFEAVGSPPPSELFHALRWYNHINSYKQKTSLPGVKKALGKYGPADVEDATGGDSKDDDDIDLFGSDDEEESEEAKRLREERLAQYESKKAKKPTLVAKSSLLLDVKPWDDETDMAKLEECVRSIQADGLVWGSSKLVPVGYGIKKLQIQCVVEDDKVGTDMLEEKITAFEDYVQSMDVAAFNKI